Proteins found in one Gaiellales bacterium genomic segment:
- a CDS encoding tyrosine-type recombinase/integrase produces the protein MATLRALEFRDVDIAGSRFRVRFGKSAAARRWVAVSPKLMQTVVDATPPDDRTPERRVFPGAAPDTLRVVMRRACQAAGIAIYSPHGLRHHYASVQVARGVPLPMLAAHLGHAKKTMTLDTYSQVILRDG, from the coding sequence CTGGCGACCCTGCGCGCGCTGGAGTTCAGAGACGTCGACATTGCCGGGTCGCGGTTCCGTGTCCGGTTCGGCAAGAGCGCGGCCGCCCGACGCTGGGTCGCCGTATCGCCCAAACTCATGCAGACCGTCGTCGACGCGACACCGCCGGACGATCGGACACCGGAGCGGCGAGTGTTTCCCGGCGCGGCGCCGGACACGCTCCGTGTCGTCATGCGCCGCGCGTGTCAGGCGGCCGGCATCGCCATCTACTCGCCGCATGGTCTTCGCCACCACTACGCCAGCGTGCAGGTCGCCCGAGGCGTGCCGCTGCCGATGCTCGCCGCACATCTAGGACACGCCAAGAAGACGATGACGCTGGACACGTACTCGCAGGTGATCCTCCGAGACGGTTGA